The Paraphotobacterium marinum genome segment GGATCAGATATGAGTTGATTCCAGTCTTGTGGTTTTACATATGTTCCGACTGTTTTTTTAGGGTCAATTGTGCTAACACCCATTGTTACAATTTCTTTTTTAAGCTTAACCTTTACTCGATTAAATGGCTGTGAATCTTCGTAACTTAATTTATAACTTATAGGATTTAAATTACTCTCTAAGTTCTGCAACCATTTTAAAAATAATTTTATATTGGAGTCTTTTGAGGCTATGGTGCCATTAATTCCTTCATGAGCTAATAAAAGAGTTCCAAATACTTGGAGTTCTTTCATTTTATTATGAATAGGGTCTTTCAATGAAACATAATTCGGTAACGAAACAAATTTATAAAGTGCACAAATTGTATAATTTTTCATGGTTCCTCAGCATTCTAAAGCGTAAATTTAGCGCGAAAAGTTTTAGCAAATTATACACTAATAATAAAAAAAAACTATGAATTTAGTTTTTTAGGTACTTCATATTGTAATGAATCGCATAATATTATAATTAACTTGACACTGTTTAAAAAATAAACAAATATTAGTTGTTTATTAATTTTGGAAAGGAGGGTTACGTATGAAATTTACAGACTTAATTGAAAAATTAAATGATGTTCAAAACAAAAGGTTATTAAAAAATAATGTTGATTACCAACTTTACTACCATTCAAGGCATCAAGCATTTCTTAAAAAAAATCAAAAATAAATTTAAGAATGATCAATGATATTATGAGAGTTATGATATTTAGCTTTCATATTATCATTAAAAATTTTATAACTTCATCTAAATTTTATTCATTTCATATCAATTAAGATTTAAATTGATTGAAATTAATTATATTCTTTTGATTAAGCTTTCATGACACAAAAGAAGGTAATTATTTCTAATGAAGCATATTTGGATTATTGGAACAGGTGGAATAGCGTTAGCTACTTATAGGCTATATTCAAAAAGAGATGATTGTAGCGTGCGCTTAATTGGCAGAAAAGAAGTCCAAGAAAATAACTTTGCAAAAGTAAACTCCAATGATGAAGGACAAATTTCAGATTTTATAATTAAAAATGGTATACCAGATGTCGTTATAGTAGCAACTGGATTATTAAGTAATCAAAGCCATGGGCCTGAAAAAACAATTGCATCATTTACATCTGATTGGTTTGATGAGAACTTGAAAGCAAATTTTTATCCTGGTGTTTTTTGGTGTAAATCATTAACAGCTCATCTAAAAAGGAAGGATGCAATTAAATTTGTGATTCTATCTGCAAGGGTAGGCAGCATTTCGGATAACCAACTTGGTGGTTGGTATAGTTATCGAATTAGTAAAGCTGCATTAAATATGTTCGTAAGAAACACCGCTAATGAATGGAGATACAAATATCCTCAGAGTATTATTCTGGCATATCATCCCGGTACTGTAGACACAAATTTATCTAAACCTTTTCAAAACAGCGGGATAAAAAAGCTTTTTACTCCTGACGAAGCAGCTCATAATTTAAAACAAAATATAGATAATTTAGACGACCCTAAGATTTGGAGTGGGCAATTAATAGATTGGCGTGGCGATATTGTCCAACCCTAAGGAGTGATTAAAAGATGTATAAAGATACTAAATATAAACTAACATTGGTTACTGTGTTTTTCATTGGTTTATTGGTTTGTTTATTCTTTTTATGCTTGCACTGGGTGTGTATATGACAGAGTTTAAAGATTACTCATTTTATTCACTTCATAAATCAATTGGTGCAATTTTACTTATATTTGTTATTTTAAGAATATACTGGAGATTTCGAAATAAATTCTTTGAGCCTATAACAAATCAATCAGTACTCTTAACCAGATGCGCTCATAGTATTCAATTTTTATTGATAACCATGACATTAGTTATGCCTGTTAGTGGAATAGCTATGTCTTATTTCTCAGGTAATGGACTTAAAGTTTTTGATGTCGAGATCTTAGCTAGAAATATTGATGACTTTGGTAAAAAGTTGCCTATTGATGGGAGTTTAGCTTCATTATTTCACGAAGTGCATCATTATGGTGGGTATATATTTATTGCCTTAATTTTAATTCATATTTTTGCTGCAATTAGACATATTTATCGAAAAGAAAATTTTGTTCAACGAATATTAGGAAAAAATATAGAAATTAAATAACTTTGTTAAAGAGTTTATAAAAGCACTCATATTAAATAGGTTAACTATCTAAGTATAAAAAAATGCACAGACTATTATAGTGTGTGCATTCAAAGTCAATAAAAGAAAAGTTAATTTGTTTTTACCTTATACATATCTTTAACATAATAAATATCCAAAGGGTTACTCATAACACCTTTTAAGTCAGGTTTGATAAGATGTGTATTTAAACCATAAAATACAGGCATTGCGGGAACATCTTTGGCGATAAGCTCTGACATTTTATAAAATAAATCTTTTCTTTTTTCTTGATCTTCGGTTTCAAAGGACTTTGCAAACAGATTATCGTAATCTTTGTTACTCCAC includes the following:
- a CDS encoding SDR family NAD(P)-dependent oxidoreductase produces the protein MKHIWIIGTGGIALATYRLYSKRDDCSVRLIGRKEVQENNFAKVNSNDEGQISDFIIKNGIPDVVIVATGLLSNQSHGPEKTIASFTSDWFDENLKANFYPGVFWCKSLTAHLKRKDAIKFVILSARVGSISDNQLGGWYSYRISKAALNMFVRNTANEWRYKYPQSIILAYHPGTVDTNLSKPFQNSGIKKLFTPDEAAHNLKQNIDNLDDPKIWSGQLIDWRGDIVQP
- a CDS encoding cytochrome b — translated: MGYCVFHWFIGLFILFMLALGVYMTEFKDYSFYSLHKSIGAILLIFVILRIYWRFRNKFFEPITNQSVLLTRCAHSIQFLLITMTLVMPVSGIAMSYFSGNGLKVFDVEILARNIDDFGKKLPIDGSLASLFHEVHHYGGYIFIALILIHIFAAIRHIYRKENFVQRILGKNIEIK